In Vibrio pomeroyi, the genomic window GTTGAAATTAAAGATAAAGACAAAGACAAACAGCCTACTGACGGCATGAGTTCAGTGGGCTTCGTTCGACCCAAACATCCGTGTGCCGAGTTCAATATGATGACAAGTTATCAGCCTTTCGAGTATCTCCAGTGTCCTATTTGGATATATGACATTGATAATAAGAGAATAACTTGGGCAAACAGCAGTGCCCTACCTCTTTGGGAGTCTGAATCTCTATTTGAGCTGACATCACGTGATTTTAGTGTCGAGATGTCCAAGGCGATAGAAGCAACGCTCGAAGAGTACCAAAGGCAGTTTCTCCGAAATCAAAGCATCAAAACTTGGTGGAACTTCACGCCTAAGTACATTGCTAAACGAGCACTGTGTTTGTTCTCTGGGATCCCACTGCCAGACGGACGAACCGGCATGTTGGTACAAGTCGTAGCAGAAGAAGGTAGCCTAAAGCACGACCTCGCTTGCTCGGATGGTTCAAACCTCTCCCTTTTATTTGATAGATCGGGAGCGGTAGTGAGTGCTAACTCTGCATTTTCCCAGAATTATGGCGCGCCGTTTTCCACCCTCTCCGACTTTGTTTCAAGTGAAGAAATTGCAGCCCACTGGTTGTTCTCGGCGCGTAAAGGACGAGAGATTTTAGAAGAGGTTAGCTGCCATATTGGTGATAAAGCCCACCACTTTGATGTGCAGGGAAAATGGCTATTTGATAAGAGTGAACTGCTGTTAAACCTGACTTGTACCACCAAACAGAAAGAGAAGCTGATCAAAGCCAGATACAATGCAGAACACGACTGTTTAACCGAGCTATACAATCGCCGGGGAATCACCAACCTCTTAGAAACCAGTATTGCTTATCGCTCTCCCTTTGAGTTGATGTTCGTTGATCTTGATGGCTTCAAACTGGTCAATGACACCTACGGGCACAGTGTGGGTGACCAACTGCTCAAACAAGTGGGTGAACGTCTAAAGCAGCTCGTTGACGAAACCTGCATGATTGGTCGATTCGGTGGTGATGAATTCATAGTGATCGCCCACACCTGCCGAAATCAAAACATCCCGCTGCTTTGCACGCGAATTATTGATGCCTTAAACCGAAGTTTTCATATCAGAGGCATTGGTACGCTCTCAGTCGGTTGCAGCATTGGTACTGCGCATTTCCCCGATAACGCCGTGGATCAAGAATCATTACTGAAACAGGCGGGAATGGCGATGCACATTGCTAAAGCCAATGGTCGAAACCGCTTCCAAACCTTCACGCCTGACTTAGCACAAACGCTTCACCGAAAAGTAGAAATCCGCCATCGATTAACCCAAGCCCTAGAAAACGAAGATCTCGACCTGCATTATCAGCCGATCATGAATACCAACAATGACAAGGTTAAGGGCTTTGAAGCGCTACTTCGATGGTCAGACAAAGAGCTCGGTAACATTGGCCCTGATGAATTCATCACCTTGGCGGAAGAAACTGGGCAGATAGTGCCACTCGGAAAATGGGTGCTCAATTCAGCACTGAAACAGCTATCAATATGGCATCGAGAGTTTGATCGCGATCTAATGATGAGCATCAACATCTCGAGTATTCAAATGCACGCAACCTTTGCTGAACAGTTGTCTGCGATGCTTAACTTCTACAATATCCAACCGCAAAACATTGCACTTGAGATCACTGAGTCTTCGATGATTTTCAAACACGGTGAAGTAAGACAAGCATTAAGCGACATCTCAAAATTAGGCGTTGAACTCCATCTTGATGATTTTGGCACTGGCTACTCTTCCCTCTCTATGCTGCACGACTTACCAATTAGCACCGTAAAACTCGATAAAAGCTTTGTTCACGGTTCACATAAAGGAAGCAAAGCAATTGTCCAAGCGACCCATGCGATTTGCGACAAGTTGGGGCTCAAAGTGGTGGCTGAGGGCGTCGAGACCGAGACACAAAAAGACTTCTTAATCGACTGTGGATACCAATACCTTCAAGGATATTTGTTTAGCAAGCCAATCCCGTCAAACGAAGTCGAAAGCCAATTTTTATTCGTTCGATAAGTCGGTTAATAAAGTTATTTTTATCAACAAGTTAGAACTTTGAATAATTAATAAACAAGGTAACAGCACCAATGTGAACGCTTACGTAGGCTTACATTACGCAAAACAACAAAGAGACAAACATAACTCTTTGTTAATTAATGATTTAAACATGATTTCGAATTAGACCATCAGATTGTACTTACACCTACTCCCTGTAATGGTTTTAGCATTTCGATTACCCTCAAACCGTCACTTAATCAGATTCATTCATTGGTAAATATGAGCAGACAAAACGGCTTCACTCTCTTAGAACTTATCGTCGCTGTACTGATCTTAGCGGTGGTTTCTGCCACGGCCATGGTCAAATTCTTAGATATTCAGGGCAGTGCGCGCGCGAGCAAAATACACGATGTGGCTGGCAACCTTCGCACGGGTATCGACATGATCTATGCGAAGTCTGCGATTGCTGGTGTGGAAGGAGAATGTGACTACGTTGAAAAGACCGAGATTGAAACCTACTACGTCTGTCATGGTTACCCAATCGCTTATGTCGATTCCTTAAGACGCCTGCTTAATATTGACCAAGCAGAACTCTACGTAAACAACAAAGAAGTCGAGGAAGGCAGCAATGCAGAAAGAGTTGCCGCTATCTCTTTTGATACGGAGAGTTACACCTATTCACCTGTCGGCGATTTTTGCCAGGTACTCTATCAACCGGAAAAAGAACCGCAAATCGTCGTTCTTGACGGTGCATGTTAACCAACATCTAGCGCTCACTGCCTAACCACAAAACCTGACCTTGATCTCCATATTTAGGTGAGCTTTATCCGCTTAATGTCAGTTCTTTTTCAGCTCATTCTTGACTGTGCCGCGACTCATATTTGAGCCTCATTATTGCGTAGACTTTTTCCATCCTGACAAAATGAGAAAGAGAATCATGAAAAAGAAAACCTTCGTTTTACCAGCCATCGTTATTGCAACGGTATGTATCCCATTGTCTGCATTCGCAAAAGACCGCGATAATTCTATTGAAGCTGGTGTCACTTTCATCGGCAATCAAGAAATGGCGACCTTCGGCTACAGTAAAGAATTGTCGAACAATATCGTTGTCGGTGGTGGTTTCTCATTGGGTACAGAAGCGGTAGATTTAGAACCGTCAAACTCACAAGATGCATGGGGCCTGTACTCCAACATCGGTTATAAGTTTGAAATTGCCGAATTCGATATCATCCCTAAGATTGGCATCAACTATCTGAATGCAGATGTGGAGTTTGACGATGCTTCACTTAACGGCCTCAATATCGATAACGTCTATGGCTCAATAGGTACAACAGTGAACTGGCGTATGATAGGCCTAACGGTGGATTACGGTAAGATCAATGATTCAGCAATGGTGCCAGATGGTTCAGGAGGCACAACACCATTTGAA contains:
- a CDS encoding putative bifunctional diguanylate cyclase/phosphodiesterase; the protein is MSSVGFVRPKHPCAEFNMMTSYQPFEYLQCPIWIYDIDNKRITWANSSALPLWESESLFELTSRDFSVEMSKAIEATLEEYQRQFLRNQSIKTWWNFTPKYIAKRALCLFSGIPLPDGRTGMLVQVVAEEGSLKHDLACSDGSNLSLLFDRSGAVVSANSAFSQNYGAPFSTLSDFVSSEEIAAHWLFSARKGREILEEVSCHIGDKAHHFDVQGKWLFDKSELLLNLTCTTKQKEKLIKARYNAEHDCLTELYNRRGITNLLETSIAYRSPFELMFVDLDGFKLVNDTYGHSVGDQLLKQVGERLKQLVDETCMIGRFGGDEFIVIAHTCRNQNIPLLCTRIIDALNRSFHIRGIGTLSVGCSIGTAHFPDNAVDQESLLKQAGMAMHIAKANGRNRFQTFTPDLAQTLHRKVEIRHRLTQALENEDLDLHYQPIMNTNNDKVKGFEALLRWSDKELGNIGPDEFITLAEETGQIVPLGKWVLNSALKQLSIWHREFDRDLMMSINISSIQMHATFAEQLSAMLNFYNIQPQNIALEITESSMIFKHGEVRQALSDISKLGVELHLDDFGTGYSSLSMLHDLPISTVKLDKSFVHGSHKGSKAIVQATHAICDKLGLKVVAEGVETETQKDFLIDCGYQYLQGYLFSKPIPSNEVESQFLFVR
- a CDS encoding type II secretion system protein, with the protein product MSRQNGFTLLELIVAVLILAVVSATAMVKFLDIQGSARASKIHDVAGNLRTGIDMIYAKSAIAGVEGECDYVEKTEIETYYVCHGYPIAYVDSLRRLLNIDQAELYVNNKEVEEGSNAERVAAISFDTESYTYSPVGDFCQVLYQPEKEPQIVVLDGAC